A genome region from Akkermansiaceae bacterium includes the following:
- a CDS encoding ankyrin repeat domain-containing protein, whose amino-acid sequence MPRDKNNTWTSDAIERGDIGAIREKLLDDPGYIHERDYVGNTPLLTAIEYDIIELVRLFLEHGADPNVEVDDGYTCLLTAIESEGDTSAPIVAELIRVGADIHRAGIHGWTPLHMAAARGQVEKARLLIDMGADVNRRIDIDGLETPLMEAAHTGHPSTVRLLLEHGADPTMRDTMNERTPLEIAENTSKGPDPGVIAVLREEDIQVDFDDMFGDMDLEPDQLEVIKQSMEGFDMAQNYIDNSKGLVERGNHAEVIRILAEHLP is encoded by the coding sequence ATGCCCCGAGACAAGAACAACACATGGACATCAGATGCCATTGAACGCGGCGACATCGGTGCGATTCGGGAAAAGTTGCTGGATGATCCCGGTTACATCCACGAGCGGGACTATGTGGGCAATACACCGCTGCTCACCGCCATCGAATACGACATTATCGAATTGGTGCGGCTCTTTCTCGAACACGGAGCTGACCCGAACGTCGAGGTCGATGACGGATACACATGCCTTCTGACTGCAATTGAATCCGAGGGTGACACATCGGCTCCGATCGTTGCTGAACTGATTCGGGTCGGCGCTGACATCCATAGAGCCGGCATCCACGGCTGGACTCCACTCCATATGGCGGCGGCTCGAGGGCAAGTGGAGAAAGCCCGCCTCCTGATCGACATGGGCGCGGATGTGAATCGGCGGATTGATATCGACGGGTTGGAAACCCCGTTGATGGAAGCGGCGCATACCGGTCATCCGTCAACCGTGCGCCTTCTGCTGGAGCATGGGGCAGACCCGACCATGCGCGATACGATGAACGAGCGCACACCGCTGGAAATTGCAGAGAACACCTCAAAGGGGCCGGATCCCGGCGTTATTGCCGTTCTAAGGGAGGAAGACATCCAGGTTGATTTCGACGATATGTTCGGCGACATGGACTTGGAGCCAGACCAGCTGGAAGTGATCAAACAATCCATGGAGGGTTTCGACATGGCGCAGAACTACATCGACAACTCGAAGGGTCTCGTCGAGCGGGGAAACCATGCGGAAGTCATTCGCATCCTGGCGGAACACCTCCCGTGA
- a CDS encoding FAD-dependent oxidoreductase gives MPRPKTAIIGTGISGLACAHFLKEESDLTLFEKDNRIGGHSNTVEVEEDGRMLPLDTGFMVYNEVTYPHLTRLFKELSVDTKPTAMSFSVQHVKDGIELNGGSLNLLFSQRKNLIRPRFWKMLLQINRFNKETVEELANPQFGDMPLAEYVAKRGYGDDMLKWYLSPMAAAVWSSPPERIDTFPARTLMRFWHNHGFLGLDTQHPWRTVSGGSREYVKTITAPFADRIVKGNAVASVTGTRLTLADGSSHGFDRVIFASHGDQSLTLLSDPTALEKDILGNFHYQPNRAVVHTDPRFMPRTRRAWASWNYHISGGGKHSTHYWMNSLQGVSEKQNYFVSINPPDGLDPSSIIHELNYEHPLFTTDAITSQSRIPQLHEAARTTRRHYCGAWQRYGFHEDGIWSAHRLCEDILNRDPWS, from the coding sequence TTGCCCCGCCCGAAAACAGCCATCATCGGCACCGGCATCTCCGGCCTCGCCTGCGCCCATTTCCTGAAAGAAGAGTCCGACCTCACCCTCTTCGAGAAGGACAACCGCATCGGCGGCCACTCAAACACCGTCGAGGTTGAGGAAGACGGCCGGATGCTGCCGCTCGATACCGGCTTCATGGTCTACAACGAGGTCACCTACCCGCACCTCACCCGGCTCTTCAAGGAGCTTTCCGTCGATACCAAGCCGACCGCGATGTCCTTCTCCGTCCAGCACGTAAAGGACGGCATCGAACTCAACGGCGGATCGCTCAACCTCCTTTTCTCCCAGCGCAAGAACCTGATCCGCCCCCGCTTCTGGAAAATGCTCCTCCAGATCAACCGCTTCAACAAGGAAACCGTCGAGGAACTCGCCAACCCCCAATTCGGCGACATGCCCCTCGCCGAATACGTCGCGAAGCGCGGCTACGGCGATGACATGCTGAAATGGTATCTCTCCCCCATGGCCGCCGCCGTCTGGTCTTCGCCGCCGGAACGCATCGATACCTTCCCCGCCCGCACCCTTATGCGCTTCTGGCACAACCACGGCTTCCTCGGCCTCGACACCCAGCACCCCTGGCGCACCGTCTCCGGCGGCTCCCGCGAGTATGTGAAAACCATCACCGCCCCTTTCGCCGACCGCATCGTGAAAGGCAACGCCGTGGCATCTGTCACCGGCACCCGCCTCACCCTCGCCGATGGCAGCAGCCATGGCTTCGACCGGGTCATCTTCGCCTCCCACGGCGACCAATCCCTCACCCTCCTCTCCGATCCCACCGCGCTGGAGAAAGACATACTCGGGAATTTCCACTACCAGCCGAACCGCGCCGTAGTCCACACCGACCCCCGCTTCATGCCCCGCACCCGCCGTGCATGGGCATCATGGAACTACCACATCTCCGGTGGCGGAAAACACTCCACCCACTACTGGATGAACAGCCTCCAGGGCGTCTCCGAAAAACAAAACTACTTCGTCTCCATCAACCCGCCCGATGGCCTCGATCCCTCCAGTATCATCCACGAACTCAACTACGAGCACCCCCTCTTCACCACAGACGCCATCACATCCCAATCGCGCATCCCCCAACTCCACGAAGCGGCCCGCACCACCCGCCGCCACTACTGCGGCGCATGGCAGCGCTACGGCTTCCATGAGGACGGCATCTGGTCCGCACACCGCCTCTGTGAAGACATCCTCAACCGGGACCCTTGGTCATGA
- a CDS encoding nuclear transport factor 2 family protein has protein sequence MSYKIVLQTLPLILLALLAVLILIPACAPYPDTAARTKEYKSVLAATGAESSATGSLAPFTTFLQNISDKDYVRENTAKVYAEDAYLNDTLVTHHGPEEIMAYFHNTADTMTSYQVTIDDIASNGAEHYVRWTMVFSAPKLNGGKPVESVGVSHVRLNAEGKVTMHQDFWDSGMNIYGQIPVLGGVIETIRRRFEK, from the coding sequence ATGTCCTATAAAATCGTCCTCCAGACCCTGCCGCTCATCCTGCTTGCCCTCCTTGCAGTCCTGATCCTGATCCCCGCCTGCGCCCCATACCCTGACACCGCCGCCAGGACAAAAGAATACAAGTCCGTCCTGGCCGCCACCGGGGCGGAGTCCTCCGCAACCGGCTCCCTTGCGCCATTCACCACCTTCCTCCAGAATATCAGCGACAAGGACTATGTCCGGGAAAACACCGCCAAGGTCTATGCGGAGGACGCCTACCTCAACGACACCCTCGTCACACACCACGGGCCGGAGGAAATCATGGCGTATTTCCACAACACCGCCGATACGATGACCTCCTACCAGGTCACCATCGACGACATCGCCAGCAACGGCGCGGAGCACTACGTCCGCTGGACGATGGTGTTCTCCGCACCGAAGCTCAACGGTGGGAAACCGGTGGAGTCCGTCGGCGTTTCCCACGTCCGCCTAAACGCCGAGGGCAAGGTCACGATGCACCAGGACTTCTGGGATTCCGGCATGAACATCTACGGCCAGATCCCCGTCCTCGGCGGCGTGATCGAAACCATACGCCGCCGCTTTGAAAAGTAA
- a CDS encoding acyl-CoA desaturase: protein MTPRIRAFTTLIGNWWDSDYRAPGSPDPSTLPDKVDWQRTVPFIFLHIGCLAVFWVGTSPVPVIAAVALYFIRMFAITGFYHRYFSHRSYKTSRTFQFLLAVLGNTSMQRGSLWWAATHRHHHKHSDEEEDIHSPRISGFLWSHIGWLTSKRNFPTNYKAIPDLVKFPELVWLNRYDQVVPIAFGIVMLAIGWALETFAPSLGTTMWQFFVWTFFISTTVLLHGTLFINSLAHVWGKRKFDTEDDSRNNFFLALITLGEGWHNNHHRFPHSTRQGFLPHEIDPTYYILRILEKFRLVWDLRPVPQAVMEEAKSLRSKS from the coding sequence ATGACCCCACGCATCCGCGCTTTCACAACTCTCATCGGAAACTGGTGGGACTCCGACTACCGCGCCCCCGGTTCGCCCGATCCATCCACACTTCCCGACAAGGTCGATTGGCAGCGCACCGTGCCTTTCATCTTCCTCCACATCGGCTGTCTTGCGGTGTTCTGGGTGGGCACCAGCCCGGTGCCGGTCATCGCGGCGGTCGCGCTCTATTTCATCCGCATGTTCGCGATCACCGGTTTCTACCACCGGTATTTCTCTCACCGCAGCTACAAGACCTCGCGGACGTTCCAGTTTCTCCTCGCCGTTTTGGGAAACACCTCGATGCAGCGCGGCTCGCTTTGGTGGGCGGCCACCCACCGACACCACCACAAGCACTCCGACGAGGAGGAGGACATCCACTCGCCTCGAATCTCCGGTTTCCTCTGGTCCCACATCGGCTGGCTCACCTCGAAACGCAATTTCCCCACCAACTACAAGGCCATCCCCGACCTCGTTAAATTCCCCGAGCTCGTCTGGCTCAACCGCTACGACCAGGTCGTGCCCATCGCCTTCGGCATCGTCATGCTCGCCATCGGCTGGGCGCTGGAAACCTTCGCCCCATCGCTCGGCACCACCATGTGGCAGTTCTTCGTCTGGACTTTCTTCATCTCCACCACCGTACTGCTCCACGGCACCCTGTTCATCAACTCACTCGCCCATGTCTGGGGAAAACGGAAGTTCGATACCGAGGACGACTCGCGCAACAACTTCTTCCTCGCCCTCATCACCCTCGGCGAGGGGTGGCACAACAACCACCACCGCTTCCCCCACTCCACCCGCCAGGGCTTCCTCCCCCATGAGATCGACCCCACCTACTACATCCTCCGCATCCTGGAAAAATTCCGCCTCGTCTGGGATCTCCGCCCCGTCCCTCAGGCCGTCATGGAGGAGGCGAAATCCCTAAGATCGAAATCCTAA
- a CDS encoding alpha/beta hydrolase, producing the protein MLRSRFLSLLTITTASLAGGAASALAAPAARFTLRKDIAFTPEDWHERLEADLYVPDSAPAPAVLLIHGGGWNGRERRSDMAGIARLLAKRGYFVMNTTYRLTPEWKFPAQADDIRLALRFMRENAADLNIDPGRIATFGYSAGGHLAALAGFDKSNRIKAIVAGGAPSDLRFWPDGRLTGLLLGGPVKGNEALYRAASPVEHVERGGPPVFIYHGTADDLVPMEHPKALIAALERKGVPHETYWIEGRSHIMAHLFPAAAIRRAAEFLDANL; encoded by the coding sequence ATGCTTCGCTCACGTTTCCTCTCTCTCCTCACCATCACAACCGCATCGCTGGCAGGAGGCGCGGCCTCCGCACTGGCCGCGCCTGCTGCGAGGTTCACGCTACGCAAGGACATCGCATTCACACCGGAGGACTGGCACGAACGGCTGGAGGCGGATCTTTATGTCCCGGACTCCGCACCCGCGCCCGCCGTGCTGCTGATCCATGGCGGCGGCTGGAACGGCAGGGAACGCCGCTCCGATATGGCTGGCATCGCCCGACTACTCGCGAAGCGCGGCTACTTCGTCATGAACACCACCTACCGCCTGACCCCGGAGTGGAAATTCCCCGCACAGGCGGATGACATCCGCCTGGCGCTGCGCTTCATGCGGGAAAACGCTGCGGATCTCAACATCGATCCGGGCCGCATCGCCACCTTCGGCTACTCGGCGGGCGGGCATCTCGCGGCCTTGGCCGGATTTGACAAATCCAACCGGATCAAGGCCATCGTCGCCGGCGGGGCTCCCTCCGACCTGCGCTTCTGGCCGGACGGGCGCCTTACCGGCCTGCTGCTCGGCGGGCCAGTCAAGGGCAACGAGGCGCTCTACCGCGCCGCCTCCCCGGTGGAGCACGTGGAAAGGGGCGGGCCGCCGGTTTTCATCTACCACGGCACGGCGGACGATCTCGTTCCCATGGAGCATCCCAAGGCCTTGATCGCCGCGCTTGAACGCAAGGGGGTGCCGCACGAAACTTACTGGATCGAAGGCCGCTCCCACATCATGGCGCACCTTTTCCCTGCGGCCGCGATCCGCCGCGCCGCCGAATTCCTGGATGCGAATCTCTGA
- a CDS encoding antibiotic biosynthesis monooxygenase, with protein sequence MSEALSHAVSLHPYFKIREGNLAAFTALMPAFVEKTATEPGCLYYDFSRNGDMAFCREAYVGAEGVLAHLENVGDLLAKFLELADLARLEVHGSAAEIEKLRAPLADLNPDFYIRETGLLNPLA encoded by the coding sequence ATGTCAGAAGCCTTGTCCCACGCCGTCAGCCTCCACCCGTATTTCAAGATCCGTGAGGGGAACCTCGCCGCCTTCACCGCGCTGATGCCGGCGTTCGTGGAAAAGACCGCGACCGAACCGGGCTGCCTCTATTACGATTTCTCGCGCAACGGCGACATGGCTTTCTGCCGCGAGGCCTACGTCGGTGCGGAAGGGGTGCTCGCCCACCTTGAAAATGTCGGTGACCTTCTGGCGAAATTCCTCGAACTTGCGGATCTCGCCCGCCTCGAAGTCCATGGCTCCGCCGCCGAAATCGAAAAACTCCGCGCCCCCCTCGCCGACCTCAATCCGGATTTCTATATCCGCGAGACGGGCTTGCTGAACCCCTTGGCGTGA
- a CDS encoding ATP-dependent zinc protease: protein MSMIIGWREWVEFPEWSVRMRAKADTGACSSAIDCAEITELPGDRVRFTVRLDRKEKNLITLEGGIVARKKVRSSTGHPTDRIYVETTLRLAGIEKRIIVSLVSRKRMIHRLLLGREALGNDFLVNSSVDHWATPKRIPKKRLPRNER from the coding sequence ATGAGCATGATCATCGGATGGAGAGAATGGGTCGAGTTCCCCGAATGGTCCGTCCGCATGCGGGCCAAGGCGGACACCGGCGCGTGCAGCTCCGCCATCGACTGCGCGGAGATCACCGAGCTCCCCGGCGACCGGGTCCGCTTCACCGTCCGGCTCGACCGGAAGGAAAAAAATCTCATCACGCTGGAAGGTGGCATCGTCGCACGGAAGAAAGTCCGCAGCAGCACCGGCCACCCCACCGACCGCATCTACGTCGAGACCACCCTGCGACTCGCCGGCATCGAGAAACGGATCATCGTCTCCCTCGTCTCCCGCAAGCGCATGATACACCGCCTCCTGCTGGGCCGCGAGGCGCTTGGCAACGATTTCCTCGTCAACTCCTCCGTGGACCATTGGGCCACGCCGAAGCGCATCCCGAAAAAGCGGTTGCCTCGGAATGAACGGTGA
- a CDS encoding DUF1365 domain-containing protein encodes MSAPFLYECRVNHTRISPKKHAFTYRVFMLAIDLDDFPKLPLLSRNRFNLFSIDDRDHIHTDPEKSTRDNLTAWLAENGTDVPADARITLLTFPRVLGYAFNPVSFYYIHSRSGEPISAVAEVTNTYREMKLYPLGVPDTEGKFDRLIAKDFYVSPFSDPNDAFHFRIAQPGDKWHVSINNLTDGKPTLLSSITGDRRDITTPRLALFAVKYPLISLSIIFRIHLHALFLFLKKIPHFPKSTPITGRGL; translated from the coding sequence ATGAGCGCCCCCTTTCTCTACGAATGCCGCGTGAACCACACCCGCATCTCCCCGAAGAAACACGCCTTCACCTACCGCGTCTTCATGCTCGCCATCGACCTCGATGACTTCCCGAAACTTCCCCTCCTCTCCAGAAACCGCTTCAACCTGTTCTCCATAGACGACCGCGACCACATCCACACCGATCCGGAAAAATCCACACGCGACAACCTCACCGCATGGCTCGCGGAAAACGGAACCGATGTCCCCGCAGACGCCCGCATCACCCTCCTCACCTTCCCCCGCGTCCTCGGCTACGCCTTCAACCCGGTATCTTTCTACTATATCCACAGTAGATCCGGCGAGCCCATCTCCGCCGTCGCCGAGGTCACCAACACCTACCGGGAGATGAAACTTTATCCCCTCGGCGTGCCGGACACGGAAGGGAAATTCGACCGCCTCATCGCCAAGGATTTCTACGTCTCCCCCTTCTCCGATCCCAACGACGCCTTCCATTTCCGCATCGCCCAGCCCGGCGATAAGTGGCACGTTTCCATCAACAATCTCACCGACGGCAAGCCCACCCTCCTCTCCTCCATCACCGGCGACCGCCGCGACATCACCACCCCACGTCTCGCTCTTTTTGCGGTGAAGTATCCCCTCATCTCGCTCTCCATCATCTTCCGCATCCACCTCCACGCCCTCTTCCTCTTCCTGAAGAAAATCCCCCACTTCCCGAAATCCACGCCGATCACGGGCCGTGGGCTTTAG
- a CDS encoding RimK family alpha-L-glutamate ligase, translating to MKLAILSCSPKCYSSRRLIEAGRKRGHKIEVLNTLRLAIGLDKGDPDLYYHGKALRTPDAILPRIGTSITRYGTAVVRQFEQMDVFTPNTAAGISNSRDKLRSLQILSRHDVGIPTTAYVDDKRDVEDALIRVGGAPVIIKLLEGTQGVGVILADKIEIAKAIVETLQSSKQQVLLQKFVAESKGKDVRAFVIGDRVVAAIRRVAQGQEFRSNVHRGGKAEAITLDPAYEEAAVRAAQIMGLRVCGVDMLEGKDGPQIMEVNSSPGFEGIEGATGLDIAGEVIDYIEDQVKFPDIDIRQRLTVSRGYSVADIHLPAGSMYVGKTLEETGLRDQDVVVLTLKRKSSVISNPKGSRVLEADDTLLCYGKSEHMKGLIPVKKKKRRKVKRLPKQALPKDQPAG from the coding sequence ATGAAGCTCGCCATCCTCTCCTGTTCGCCGAAATGCTATTCCTCACGCCGCCTCATCGAGGCCGGCCGCAAGCGCGGCCACAAGATCGAAGTGCTCAACACGCTGCGCCTCGCCATCGGCCTCGATAAGGGCGATCCCGATCTCTACTACCACGGAAAAGCGCTGCGCACACCGGATGCCATCCTGCCCCGCATCGGGACATCGATCACCCGCTACGGCACGGCGGTCGTCCGCCAGTTCGAGCAGATGGATGTCTTCACGCCGAACACCGCCGCCGGGATCAGCAACTCCCGCGACAAGCTCCGCTCCCTGCAGATCCTTTCCCGCCATGATGTCGGCATCCCGACCACCGCCTACGTCGATGACAAGCGCGATGTCGAGGACGCCCTGATTCGCGTCGGGGGCGCACCCGTCATCATCAAGCTGCTCGAAGGCACCCAGGGGGTCGGCGTCATCCTCGCCGACAAGATCGAGATCGCGAAAGCCATCGTCGAGACCCTGCAGAGCAGCAAGCAGCAGGTCCTTCTCCAGAAATTCGTCGCCGAAAGCAAAGGCAAGGACGTCCGCGCCTTCGTCATCGGAGACCGTGTCGTCGCCGCCATCCGCCGCGTCGCCCAGGGCCAGGAATTCCGCTCCAACGTCCACCGCGGTGGCAAGGCCGAGGCCATCACGCTCGATCCCGCCTACGAGGAAGCCGCCGTCCGCGCCGCCCAGATCATGGGTCTGCGCGTCTGCGGCGTGGATATGTTGGAAGGTAAGGACGGGCCGCAGATCATGGAGGTGAATTCCTCGCCCGGCTTCGAGGGCATCGAGGGGGCGACCGGCCTCGATATCGCCGGCGAGGTCATCGACTACATCGAGGATCAGGTGAAATTCCCAGACATCGATATCCGCCAGCGCCTCACCGTTTCCCGCGGCTATTCCGTCGCGGACATCCACCTCCCCGCCGGCAGCATGTATGTCGGCAAGACCCTTGAGGAGACCGGCTTGCGCGACCAGGACGTCGTCGTGCTCACGCTGAAACGGAAGTCCTCCGTCATTTCCAACCCCAAGGGCAGCCGCGTCCTCGAGGCGGATGACACACTCCTCTGCTATGGGAAATCCGAGCACATGAAAGGCCTCATCCCCGTCAAAAAGAAGAAGCGCAGGAAAGTGAAGCGGCTTCCGAAACAGGCGTTGCCAAAAGACCAACCCGCAGGATGA
- a CDS encoding autotransporter-associated beta strand repeat-containing protein, producing MKTRQPIRRFLIPSAIILAASHARAVDYTWDAGAGISRAWQLSANWAGDPALTFDENANIIFYSAINNNQSVLGDADRTIGSLTFNSSATTAMTLFLASSNTDSSSTARTLTFGGASPSITVDAASATHTIGTVKGDIALVGNLTATINGNAGLNIVRPISGTGFGFTKLGTGTLTLTGDSAFTGDFILGNGTVNASSSNVAATGSGGFLDVGHNNALGAGKVLSRGAQLRATTGGIVLPNAIDVETGGLRLGGTNDFDISGDVKLVGSTRTFTVIAPGSTVTLSGGVSQDTGTRGLTKDGNGTLIISGTGSYTGNTVVAAGTLQYANQASLYDNTPANWTAAKINVKSGATLALNVDSAGTDGFTAASLNTLLGNISVAGSATAGLQAGAKLGLDTGTATGGTFTQGDAIADSTGTSGGIIGLSKLGSGTLVLDKANTYTGGTNIADGVVLVASGSALGSGAVTVTGNATLGATTNGVVLSNDIAINSGVTLTAQTSNPINLTLAGDLTGSGTLQGSDGSDVYRLFLNGDNSAFTGTVVSRTTSAGSGGLGMRFANGSASLPNGTLQISSAIPVELNSAGTYSFGTVTDAGGGGFKTTGAGVHTLLIGGNNNSSSISGAVTDGTGSIALTKTGSGALTLSNAANTYSEATIVSAGTLYVSGALANSAVTVQADGTIGSNGSSGTLGSGLTIEKSGKLDLTNATIAANSTGILGLTGGSLTLGDLTFQDIVGWDWLNAAPGTYELIDGTFSIDFGGTVFLSEGTAYDFGNGKSGYFTSGSLNAVIIPEPSTFLLSGLGALLLLRRRR from the coding sequence ATGAAAACCCGCCAGCCCATCCGCCGATTCCTCATCCCGAGCGCCATAATCCTCGCCGCTTCCCACGCGCGCGCCGTAGACTACACGTGGGACGCAGGAGCGGGAATTTCCAGGGCGTGGCAGTTGAGCGCAAACTGGGCGGGCGATCCCGCACTTACGTTCGACGAAAACGCGAATATCATCTTTTACAGTGCCATCAACAACAACCAGAGCGTCCTGGGTGACGCCGACCGGACGATCGGCTCGCTGACTTTCAACAGCAGCGCGACCACGGCGATGACGCTGTTCCTTGCGAGCAGCAACACCGACAGCTCGTCCACCGCAAGAACCCTGACGTTCGGAGGCGCCAGTCCATCAATCACCGTCGATGCGGCCAGCGCCACCCACACCATCGGCACGGTGAAGGGCGACATCGCATTGGTCGGCAACCTGACCGCCACGATCAACGGCAATGCGGGACTGAACATCGTCCGTCCGATAAGCGGAACCGGATTCGGATTCACCAAGCTGGGCACGGGCACGCTCACCCTCACCGGCGATAGCGCTTTCACCGGCGACTTCATTTTGGGCAACGGGACGGTCAACGCGTCCTCCAGCAATGTCGCCGCCACCGGTTCCGGCGGTTTCTTGGATGTGGGGCACAACAACGCCTTGGGCGCAGGCAAGGTGCTTTCTAGGGGCGCCCAGCTCCGTGCCACGACCGGCGGGATCGTCCTGCCGAACGCCATTGATGTGGAAACCGGCGGGCTGAGGCTGGGCGGGACGAACGACTTCGATATATCGGGGGACGTCAAACTGGTGGGAAGCACGCGGACTTTCACGGTCATCGCGCCGGGCTCCACGGTGACCCTCAGCGGCGGTGTCAGCCAGGACACCGGCACGAGGGGGCTGACCAAGGACGGCAACGGCACCCTCATTATTTCAGGAACCGGCAGCTATACCGGCAACACCGTGGTGGCCGCGGGCACGCTACAGTACGCCAACCAGGCTTCGCTCTACGATAACACCCCCGCCAACTGGACGGCTGCCAAGATCAACGTAAAGAGCGGCGCCACCTTGGCGCTGAACGTCGATTCCGCGGGAACCGACGGGTTCACCGCCGCCAGCCTGAACACCCTGCTCGGTAACATCTCGGTGGCGGGCTCCGCCACAGCGGGGCTGCAGGCCGGAGCCAAGCTCGGCCTCGATACCGGCACCGCCACAGGCGGCACCTTCACCCAGGGCGATGCCATCGCCGATTCAACCGGAACCAGCGGCGGCATCATCGGCCTGAGCAAGCTCGGATCCGGAACGCTTGTCCTCGACAAGGCCAACACCTACACCGGTGGAACGAACATCGCGGATGGCGTTGTCCTCGTTGCGTCGGGAAGCGCTCTCGGTTCGGGCGCCGTGACGGTGACGGGCAATGCCACTCTGGGCGCCACAACGAACGGCGTGGTGCTAAGCAACGACATCGCAATCAATTCCGGGGTGACGCTGACGGCGCAAACGTCCAACCCGATCAATCTGACTCTTGCCGGGGATCTTACCGGCAGCGGCACGCTCCAAGGATCCGACGGCAGCGATGTGTACCGCCTATTCCTAAACGGCGACAACTCCGCATTCACCGGAACCGTGGTTTCGCGGACCACCAGCGCCGGCTCCGGCGGCCTCGGCATGAGATTCGCGAACGGGAGCGCTTCGCTCCCCAACGGCACGCTGCAGATCAGCAGCGCGATTCCGGTTGAGCTGAATTCCGCCGGCACCTACAGCTTCGGCACGGTGACGGATGCCGGTGGTGGCGGATTCAAGACGACCGGTGCGGGTGTCCACACCCTGTTGATCGGGGGAAACAACAACTCTTCCTCCATCTCGGGAGCCGTTACGGATGGCACGGGCTCGATTGCTTTGACCAAGACGGGCAGTGGTGCGCTCACCCTCTCGAACGCCGCCAACACCTACTCCGAAGCAACTATTGTGTCTGCAGGCACTCTCTATGTCAGCGGCGCCCTTGCCAACAGCGCGGTCACCGTACAGGCCGACGGGACGATCGGTAGCAACGGAAGTTCCGGAACCTTGGGCAGCGGCCTCACGATCGAGAAGAGCGGCAAGCTTGATCTCACCAACGCTACCATCGCCGCGAACAGCACCGGCATCCTCGGCCTGACGGGTGGCAGCCTCACCTTGGGCGACCTCACCTTCCAGGACATCGTCGGCTGGGACTGGCTCAACGCCGCACCGGGCACCTACGAACTCATCGACGGCACGTTCTCCATCGATTTCGGCGGCACCGTGTTCCTGAGCGAGGGAACGGCCTACGACTTCGGAAACGGCAAGTCGGGTTACTTCACCTCCGGCAGCCTGAACGCGGTGATCATCCCCGAGCCCTCCACGTTCCTTCTCAGCGGCCTCGGCGCGCTGCTCCTGCTGCGCCGCCGCAGGTAA
- a CDS encoding DoxX family protein produces MKPCPRTLSRILLAIAFIAAGANHFRDPATYLSMMPPWLPFHETLNLISGAAEIAGGVGLLLPKFRNAAGIGLILLLIAIFPANIHIALNGWPGMDIPRWVLWARLPFQLLFIAWVVFSCPGLPAYLRGLMPARIFRNK; encoded by the coding sequence ATGAAACCCTGCCCGCGCACCTTGTCCCGCATCCTGCTCGCCATTGCGTTCATCGCGGCCGGGGCGAACCATTTCCGCGATCCGGCGACCTACCTGTCGATGATGCCGCCCTGGCTCCCGTTTCACGAAACGCTCAATCTCATCAGCGGAGCGGCCGAGATCGCAGGCGGAGTCGGCTTGCTGCTGCCAAAGTTCAGGAATGCGGCGGGCATCGGGCTCATCCTCCTGCTCATCGCCATTTTCCCCGCGAACATCCACATCGCCCTCAACGGTTGGCCCGGCATGGACATTCCGCGCTGGGTGCTGTGGGCGAGGCTGCCTTTCCAGTTGCTTTTCATCGCATGGGTGGTCTTTTCATGCCCCGGCCTGCCCGCATACCTCAGGGGGCTGATGCCCGCTCGCATCTTCCGCAATAAGTGA